In one Butyrivibrio proteoclasticus B316 genomic region, the following are encoded:
- a CDS encoding BMP family ABC transporter substrate-binding protein codes for MRKLKKVVSAVLAATMVMALSACGSTAETEKVSETTGTEAAQTAASDVKVGFIFLHDENSTYDLNFINGATQACDAAGVEYMLKTNIPEGQECYEAACELADAGCDIVFADSFGHEDYMIEAAKEYPEVQFCHATGTKAHTEGLSNYHNAFADIFEGRYLAGIAAGMKLNEMIANGEITEDQTKIGYVGAYTYAEVISGYTSFFLGARSVCPSATMEVTFTGSWYDETAEKEGANKLIEDGCVLLSQHADSMGAPTACEKAGVPDISYNGSTASACPNTFIVSSRIDWTPYFAYIIDAVANGKEISTDWVGTVDTGSVVLTDLGDAAAEGTAEAIAEAEKAMNAGTLHVFDTTTFTVNGETLTSYMADVDTDAEYTADTEVITDGYFAESNPEFRSAPYFDLQIDGISLLDTAY; via the coding sequence ATGAGAAAATTAAAAAAAGTAGTGTCAGCAGTTCTTGCTGCAACAATGGTAATGGCATTATCTGCCTGCGGAAGCACAGCTGAAACAGAGAAAGTATCTGAGACTACAGGCACAGAGGCTGCACAGACAGCTGCATCAGATGTTAAGGTTGGTTTCATATTCTTACACGATGAGAATTCAACTTACGATCTGAACTTTATCAACGGTGCTACACAGGCATGCGATGCAGCAGGTGTTGAGTACATGCTCAAGACAAATATTCCTGAGGGACAGGAGTGCTATGAGGCTGCATGTGAACTTGCAGATGCAGGCTGCGATATCGTATTTGCAGATTCATTTGGTCATGAAGATTACATGATCGAGGCTGCAAAGGAATATCCTGAAGTACAGTTCTGCCATGCTACAGGTACAAAGGCTCATACAGAGGGTCTTTCAAATTACCATAACGCTTTTGCTGATATTTTTGAGGGACGTTACCTTGCAGGTATTGCTGCAGGAATGAAGCTCAATGAGATGATTGCAAATGGAGAGATCACAGAAGACCAGACTAAGATTGGTTATGTTGGTGCTTACACATATGCAGAAGTTATTTCCGGTTATACATCATTCTTCCTTGGCGCACGCTCTGTTTGCCCATCAGCTACTATGGAAGTAACTTTTACAGGTTCATGGTATGATGAGACAGCCGAGAAGGAAGGCGCTAATAAGCTTATCGAAGACGGTTGTGTTCTCCTTTCTCAGCATGCTGACTCAATGGGAGCTCCTACAGCATGTGAAAAGGCAGGTGTACCTGACATTTCTTACAACGGAAGCACAGCATCAGCTTGCCCTAACACATTTATCGTTTCATCAAGAATTGATTGGACACCATATTTTGCATATATCATCGACGCTGTAGCAAACGGCAAAGAGATTTCAACTGACTGGGTTGGAACAGTAGATACAGGTTCTGTTGTTCTTACAGATCTTGGAGATGCAGCAGCAGAGGGAACAGCTGAAGCTATAGCAGAGGCTGAAAAAGCTATGAATGCAGGAACACTGCATGTATTTGATACAACTACATTTACTGTAAACGGTGAGACTCTTACATCTTACATGGCTGATGTTGATACAGATGCTGAGTATACTGCTGATACAGAAGTTATCACAGATGGTTATTTTGCAGAGTCTAACCCTGAATTCAGATCAGCTCCTTACTTTGATTTACAGATCGACGGAATTTCACTTCTTGATACAGCATACTGA